In Massilistercora timonensis, the following are encoded in one genomic region:
- a CDS encoding cysteine desulfurase family protein translates to MKEVYLDNSATTRTYDSVGDLVRKVMCEDYGNPSSMHAKGVTAEHYIKEAKETLAKLMKVQDKEIFFTSGGTEGDNLALMGVARANRRRGNHLITSAIEHPAVINTMRHLEEEGYRVTFLPVDRYGRIRLDDLKEALCEDTILVSVMYVNNEVGSVQPIAEAASIVKAYNKDILFHVDAVQGFGKYRIYPRKLNVDLCTISGHKIHGPKGIGALYVGSHVKIQPIVFGGEQQKNVRSGTENVPGIAGLGLAAKLIYQELDEKVARMRELKAHFIEGVQEIQDITIHGLYDETSAPHIISVGFAGIRSEVLLHALEEKGIYVSSGSACASNHPQISGVLKGIGAGQEYLDATLRFSMSEFTTLEEIDYTLETLYNIVPVLRKYTRH, encoded by the coding sequence ATGAAAGAAGTATATCTGGATAATTCCGCCACCACCCGGACTTACGACAGCGTGGGCGACCTGGTGCGCAAGGTAATGTGCGAGGATTACGGCAATCCTTCTTCCATGCACGCCAAGGGCGTGACGGCGGAACATTATATAAAAGAAGCAAAAGAAACCCTGGCAAAGCTTATGAAGGTGCAGGATAAGGAGATCTTTTTTACCTCCGGGGGCACGGAGGGCGACAATCTGGCCCTTATGGGGGTTGCCCGGGCCAACCGGCGACGGGGCAATCACCTCATTACCTCTGCCATTGAACATCCGGCGGTGATCAATACCATGCGCCATCTGGAGGAAGAGGGATATCGGGTAACGTTCCTGCCGGTGGACCGGTACGGGAGGATCCGGCTTGACGATCTGAAGGAGGCTTTGTGCGAGGACACCATCCTGGTGTCGGTGATGTATGTGAATAATGAAGTGGGATCGGTGCAGCCCATCGCGGAGGCGGCCAGCATCGTGAAGGCGTATAACAAAGACATCCTCTTCCATGTGGACGCGGTCCAGGGCTTTGGAAAGTACCGGATCTATCCCCGGAAGCTGAACGTGGACCTGTGCACCATAAGCGGCCATAAGATCCACGGGCCCAAGGGCATCGGCGCCCTGTATGTGGGAAGCCATGTGAAGATCCAGCCCATTGTCTTTGGAGGAGAGCAGCAGAAGAATGTGCGCTCCGGCACGGAAAATGTCCCGGGCATTGCAGGGCTGGGGCTGGCGGCGAAGCTCATTTACCAGGAGCTGGATGAGAAGGTAGCCCGTATGCGGGAACTGAAGGCGCATTTCATCGAGGGTGTGCAGGAAATCCAGGATATCACGATCCATGGCCTGTACGATGAGACGTCGGCGCCCCATATCATCAGCGTGGGATTTGCGGGGATCCGAAGCGAGGTGCTGCTCCACGCCCTGGAGGAGAAGGGCATCTACGTGTCTTCTGGTTCGGCCTGCGCCTCCAATCATCCTCAGATCAGCGGGGTGTTAAAAGGCATCGGAGCCGGTCAGGAGTACCTGGACGCCACACTGCGGTTCAGCATGTCGGAATTTACCACCCTGGAAGAGATTGACTACACTCTTGAGACCCTCTATAATATAGTACCAGTACTGCGAAAATATACCCGGCATTAA
- the mtaB gene encoding tRNA (N(6)-L-threonylcarbamoyladenosine(37)-C(2))-methylthiotransferase MtaB codes for MRKAALHNLGCKVNAYETEAMQELLEQAGYQIVPFEEQADVYIINTCTVTNVADRKSRQMIHRARKRNPGAVIVAAGCYVQTKDTAGLDADIDIVIGNNKKKEIAKVLEDYFQEKGAGTKKIERVDIGHTSEYEDLTVSHTAGHTRVFLKVQDGCNQFCSYCIIPYARGRVRSRSREEVVAEVRRLAERGYKEVVLTGIHLSSYGTDIGDDLLSLILSVHQVEGICRIRLGSLEPGIITEEFARTLSECPKFCPHFHLSLQSGCDATLKRMNRRYDTAQYEEKCQILRKYFQDPALTTDVIVGFPGETEEEFEASRAFVDRINFYETHIFKYSRREGTRAAVMDGQIPDSVKTQRSALLLELGQKKQWEYEEKLLGTAREVLMEESVVIGGETWQVGHTKEYVKIGRKTEEDLSNQLVNVEIESRSQIIH; via the coding sequence ATGAGAAAAGCGGCGCTGCACAACCTGGGCTGCAAAGTAAACGCATATGAAACAGAGGCCATGCAGGAGCTCCTGGAGCAGGCGGGTTATCAGATCGTGCCTTTTGAGGAGCAGGCGGATGTGTATATCATCAACACCTGTACCGTCACCAATGTGGCGGACCGCAAATCCAGGCAGATGATCCACCGGGCCCGGAAGAGAAATCCCGGGGCGGTGATCGTGGCCGCGGGCTGCTATGTGCAGACTAAGGACACAGCGGGGCTTGACGCAGACATAGACATCGTGATCGGAAACAATAAGAAGAAGGAGATCGCCAAAGTCCTGGAGGATTATTTCCAGGAGAAGGGCGCCGGGACAAAGAAGATCGAGCGGGTGGACATCGGACATACTAGCGAATATGAGGATCTGACGGTGAGCCACACGGCGGGACACACCCGGGTATTTTTGAAAGTGCAGGACGGCTGCAACCAGTTCTGTTCCTACTGTATCATCCCCTATGCCAGGGGCCGGGTGCGCAGCCGGAGCCGGGAAGAGGTGGTGGCGGAGGTGCGCCGCCTGGCAGAGCGCGGATACAAGGAAGTGGTGCTCACCGGCATTCACTTAAGCTCCTATGGTACGGATATTGGGGACGATCTGCTGTCGCTGATCTTAAGCGTCCACCAGGTGGAAGGGATCTGCCGGATCCGCCTGGGCTCCCTGGAGCCTGGGATCATTACGGAGGAATTTGCCCGGACTCTGTCGGAGTGCCCCAAGTTCTGTCCCCATTTCCATCTGTCCCTGCAGAGCGGGTGCGACGCCACCCTGAAGCGGATGAACCGGCGCTATGACACGGCGCAGTATGAGGAGAAATGCCAGATCCTGCGGAAGTATTTCCAGGATCCTGCTCTGACCACCGACGTGATCGTGGGCTTTCCGGGAGAGACGGAGGAAGAGTTTGAAGCTTCCCGGGCTTTTGTCGACAGGATCAACTTCTATGAGACCCACATCTTTAAATACTCCAGGCGGGAAGGAACCCGGGCCGCTGTTATGGACGGGCAGATACCGGACAGCGTGAAGACCCAAAGAAGCGCACTCCTTCTGGAGCTTGGACAAAAGAAGCAGTGGGAGTATGAAGAGAAGCTTCTTGGGACTGCCCGGGAGGTCCTGATGGAAGAGTCTGTGGTGATCGGCGGGGAGACCTGGCAGGTGGGCCACACAAAGGAGTATGTGAAAATTGGACGAAAAACCGAAGAGGATCTGTCCAATCAACTTGTAAATGTAGAAATTGAGAGTCGTTCACAAATAATCCATTGA
- a CDS encoding HPr family phosphocarrier protein, protein MKTVKISLNSIDKVKSFVYDISKFDYDFDLISGRYVIDAKSMMGIFSLDLSQPIDLAIHAGEEELDDVMKTLEPYLAN, encoded by the coding sequence ATGAAAACTGTAAAAATTTCTTTAAACTCCATCGATAAAGTAAAATCTTTTGTCTATGATATCTCCAAATTCGACTATGATTTTGACCTGATATCCGGAAGATATGTAATTGACGCCAAATCCATGATGGGAATCTTCAGCCTTGACCTGTCCCAGCCCATTGATCTCGCCATCCACGCAGGCGAAGAAGAATTGGATGATGTAATGAAAACACTGGAACCTTATCTGGCCAACTAA
- a CDS encoding VWA domain-containing protein, with protein sequence MFCGNCGHQIEDDALFCPNCGAKVEGAPEEPEKQAQQEPALDPGPAGAKKPPKGGQKKKRSQKPLIAAVIAVVLVFLLAGGGTVYATAGLTMQKDKALSQVEECGFQEYEEQAKAAAEEWKGLGILDVGKKQDVIKELKSVKEDLDDFIGEQMDFYESVDMSEAEKAETESYEKELQAVEQATGNKKPDYPAVKKAFEELDSIVFQYVEPEQELTVDVQQVDASEFPTVRLYVNVEDPATGEVPEDLDSMLFYIEKEDANAEYVRQTVTAANQLNEKEALKVDMVADVSGSMNGSPLNEAKNIMNNFINSVQFEAGDLVELTSFSTGVRLEQEFCDDPDLLTQKVNQLFTDDMTSLYDALYTSVERVAAQNGARCVIAFTDGNDNYSNCSQEDVIQVANRYHVPVFIIGIGSIDASRISYIAEQTGGKYYSISDVYSMESIYQEIYEMEKQMYLLEFEDSTGATVDDKANIQVGYHSREYGGECQYSYEPNVLLSAKAATVYEDGPEAVVEKYLKNFPDAVTNNDFSLISDCLKPGSAIYQEQEKYVQRDISERLDSYEITDVSYNGNNNCVVSTRETYYVQVAGKPLQLMTQECQYALENAGGTTWYMTDFVDLKVVSRIKQ encoded by the coding sequence ATGTTTTGTGGAAATTGTGGACACCAGATCGAGGATGACGCGCTGTTTTGCCCAAACTGCGGGGCGAAGGTAGAAGGCGCGCCGGAAGAGCCGGAAAAGCAGGCGCAGCAGGAACCTGCCCTGGATCCAGGACCGGCGGGCGCGAAGAAACCGCCCAAAGGCGGGCAGAAGAAAAAGAGGTCCCAAAAGCCGCTGATCGCGGCAGTGATCGCAGTGGTGCTGGTGTTTCTTCTGGCAGGGGGCGGGACGGTCTATGCCACTGCCGGACTTACTATGCAAAAGGATAAGGCCCTGTCCCAGGTGGAGGAATGCGGATTCCAGGAATATGAGGAACAAGCCAAGGCCGCCGCGGAGGAATGGAAAGGTCTGGGGATCCTGGATGTTGGAAAGAAGCAGGATGTGATCAAGGAACTGAAATCCGTGAAGGAAGACCTGGATGATTTCATCGGGGAGCAGATGGATTTCTATGAGAGCGTGGATATGTCTGAGGCGGAAAAAGCAGAGACAGAGTCTTACGAGAAAGAGCTTCAGGCTGTGGAGCAGGCGACCGGGAATAAGAAGCCGGATTATCCGGCAGTGAAGAAGGCCTTTGAAGAACTGGACAGCATCGTATTCCAGTATGTGGAGCCGGAGCAGGAGCTGACGGTGGATGTGCAGCAGGTGGACGCCTCGGAGTTTCCTACCGTCCGGCTGTATGTGAATGTGGAGGATCCGGCGACAGGCGAGGTGCCGGAAGATCTGGACAGCATGCTCTTCTATATCGAGAAGGAGGACGCCAACGCAGAATATGTCCGGCAGACGGTGACTGCGGCCAACCAGCTGAATGAGAAGGAAGCCCTGAAGGTGGATATGGTGGCGGATGTCAGCGGAAGCATGAACGGCAGTCCCCTGAACGAAGCCAAGAATATTATGAACAATTTCATCAATAGCGTGCAGTTTGAGGCGGGAGACCTGGTGGAGCTGACTTCATTTTCAACCGGCGTACGGCTGGAGCAGGAGTTCTGTGACGACCCAGATCTTCTGACCCAGAAGGTAAACCAGCTGTTCACCGATGATATGACCAGCCTTTATGACGCCCTTTACACTTCAGTAGAACGTGTGGCCGCCCAGAACGGAGCCCGGTGCGTGATCGCATTTACCGATGGGAATGATAATTACAGCAACTGTAGCCAGGAAGACGTGATCCAGGTGGCCAATCGGTACCATGTGCCGGTGTTCATCATCGGGATCGGCTCCATTGACGCTTCCAGGATCAGCTATATCGCGGAGCAGACGGGCGGAAAATATTACAGCATCAGCGACGTTTATTCCATGGAAAGCATTTACCAGGAGATCTATGAGATGGAGAAGCAAATGTATCTTCTGGAGTTCGAGGACAGCACCGGGGCGACAGTGGACGACAAGGCCAATATCCAGGTGGGATATCACAGCAGAGAGTACGGCGGGGAATGCCAGTATTCCTACGAGCCTAACGTGCTGCTGAGCGCCAAGGCCGCCACGGTCTATGAAGACGGACCGGAGGCGGTAGTGGAGAAGTACCTGAAGAACTTCCCGGATGCAGTGACCAATAACGATTTCTCCCTGATCTCCGATTGCCTGAAACCAGGCAGCGCCATTTACCAGGAACAGGAGAAGTACGTGCAGAGAGATATCTCCGAGCGGCTGGACAGTTATGAGATCACGGATGTTTCCTACAACGGAAACAATAATTGCGTAGTCTCCACCAGAGAGACCTATTATGTACAGGTGGCGGGCAAGCCGCTGCAGCTGATGACCCAGGAGTGCCAGTACGCGTTGGAAAACGCGGGAGGGACGACCTGGTATATGACCGATTTTGTAGACCTGAAAGTCGTGTCCAGGATTAAGCAGTAG
- a CDS encoding manganese efflux pump MntP family protein, whose product MGIVELLLIAVGLSMDAFAVSVCKGLAMKRCTWSKGVIVGLYFGVFQAGMPAVGYLLGVQFKDVITSVDHWIAFILLGIIGGNMIWEAVKGDEACDSSGESLDVRTMLALAVATSIDALAVGVTFAFLSVNIVWAVSFIGVTTFTISLIGVKIGNIFGTRYKSKAELAGGIILVLIGCKILLEHLGIL is encoded by the coding sequence ATGGGAATCGTTGAGTTATTGCTGATTGCGGTGGGATTGTCGATGGACGCTTTTGCTGTGTCTGTCTGTAAGGGCCTTGCGATGAAGCGGTGTACGTGGAGCAAGGGTGTGATCGTGGGGCTGTATTTTGGGGTCTTCCAGGCGGGGATGCCGGCTGTCGGATATCTTTTGGGGGTGCAGTTCAAGGATGTGATCACCTCGGTGGATCACTGGATCGCTTTCATTCTGCTTGGGATCATTGGCGGGAACATGATCTGGGAAGCGGTGAAGGGGGACGAGGCCTGTGATTCTTCCGGGGAATCTCTGGATGTGCGGACCATGCTGGCCCTGGCGGTGGCCACCAGCATCGACGCCCTGGCGGTGGGGGTGACGTTCGCCTTTCTCTCAGTAAATATCGTCTGGGCGGTGAGTTTTATCGGCGTGACCACATTTACAATCTCGCTTATCGGTGTTAAAATAGGCAATATATTCGGGACCCGGTACAAGTCTAAGGCGGAGCTGGCAGGGGGCATCATCCTGGTGCTGATCGGCTGCAAGATCCTGCTGGAGCATCTGGGAATTCTGTGA
- the ruvX gene encoding Holliday junction resolvase RuvX: MSGKIMGLDYGSKTVGVAISDALGITAQAVETIFRKEENKLRKTCARIEELIREQNVEKIVLGLPKHMNNDMGERAEHALAFGEMLRRRTGLPVVMWDERLTTVEAERTLKEREVRREDRKKYVDQIAAVLILQGYLDSRCGGESLS, encoded by the coding sequence ATGTCAGGGAAGATCATGGGGCTGGATTACGGCTCCAAGACGGTGGGCGTGGCGATAAGCGACGCCCTTGGCATAACGGCTCAGGCGGTGGAGACCATCTTCCGCAAGGAGGAGAACAAATTGCGCAAGACCTGCGCCAGGATCGAGGAGCTGATCCGGGAGCAGAATGTGGAGAAGATCGTTCTCGGCCTGCCTAAGCATATGAACAATGATATGGGAGAGCGGGCGGAACATGCCCTGGCGTTTGGCGAGATGCTCCGGCGGCGCACCGGTCTTCCGGTGGTGATGTGGGATGAACGGCTCACCACGGTGGAGGCGGAGCGGACGCTCAAGGAGCGGGAGGTCCGGCGGGAGGATCGCAAGAAGTACGTGGATCAGATCGCGGCAGTGCTGATCCTGCAGGGATATCTGGATTCCCGCTGCGGCGGAGAGTCCCTCTCTTAG
- a CDS encoding DUF1292 domain-containing protein yields the protein MEKITFMSGEMQEETEFFVLEQTKVGGVSYILVTDSEEDEAECFILKDTASEEALESLYEMVEDEEELNAVSKVFEELLEDVEIER from the coding sequence ATGGAAAAGATTACATTCATGTCCGGCGAAATGCAGGAAGAAACTGAATTTTTTGTACTTGAGCAGACAAAGGTAGGCGGGGTGTCATACATTCTGGTCACGGATTCGGAAGAAGACGAGGCGGAATGTTTTATTTTAAAAGATACCGCATCAGAAGAAGCATTGGAGAGCCTCTACGAGATGGTGGAGGACGAAGAAGAACTGAACGCGGTCTCCAAAGTATTTGAAGAGCTGTTGGAGGACGTGGAGATTGAAAGGTAA
- a CDS encoding IreB family regulatory phosphoprotein — protein sequence MKDLSSTQFFQVESGPQIQAKDILEIVYKALSEKGYNPVNQIVGYIMSGDPTYITSHNGARSLIMKAERDELVEEMLKTYIEHNGWR from the coding sequence ATGAAGGATTTAAGCAGCACCCAGTTTTTTCAGGTAGAAAGCGGCCCGCAGATCCAGGCGAAAGATATTCTTGAGATTGTGTACAAGGCATTGAGTGAAAAAGGTTATAATCCGGTCAATCAGATCGTTGGATATATCATGTCAGGAGACCCGACTTATATTACAAGCCACAATGGGGCGAGAAGCCTGATCATGAAGGCGGAGCGGGATGAACTGGTAGAAGAGATGCTCAAGACGTATATTGAGCACAACGGCTGGAGATAA
- the thiI gene encoding tRNA uracil 4-sulfurtransferase ThiI, with protein MRFHTFLLKYGEIGIKGKNRYLFEDALVRQVKRALTDVDGEFKVYKSQARIYVDCVGEYDYEETVEHLTRVFGLVGICPVVRMEDRGFDQLKKDVVAYMDEVYPDKNLTFKVEARRAKKSYPKTSMEINCDLGEAILEAFPQTRVDVHHPDVMLHVEIRNEIYVYSQIIPGAGGMPVGTNGKATLLLSGGIDSPVAGYMIAKRGVEIEAVYFHAPPYTSERAKEKVVDLAKLVARYAGPIRLYVVNFTDIQLYIYDQCPHDELTIIMRRYMMRIAEHFARQDKSLGLITGESIGQVASQTMHSLAATNDVCTLPVYRPLIGYDKREIVEIAERIGTFETSIQPFEDCCTIFVAKHPVTKPNVEVIRRSEEKLEEKIGELFQKAVDTVEIMEVE; from the coding sequence ATGAGATTTCATACCTTTTTATTGAAATATGGAGAGATCGGGATCAAGGGAAAGAACCGGTATCTTTTTGAGGACGCCCTGGTACGCCAGGTGAAGCGGGCCCTTACAGATGTGGACGGGGAATTCAAAGTTTACAAATCCCAGGCCAGGATCTATGTGGACTGTGTGGGAGAATACGACTATGAGGAGACGGTGGAGCACCTGACCCGGGTGTTCGGCCTGGTGGGGATCTGCCCGGTAGTCCGCATGGAGGACCGGGGATTCGACCAGCTGAAGAAAGATGTTGTGGCTTATATGGATGAAGTGTATCCGGATAAGAACCTGACCTTCAAGGTGGAGGCCCGCCGGGCAAAGAAATCTTATCCCAAGACCTCCATGGAGATCAACTGCGATCTGGGCGAAGCCATTCTGGAAGCATTTCCCCAGACCCGGGTGGACGTCCATCACCCGGATGTGATGCTCCATGTGGAGATCCGCAATGAGATCTATGTCTACTCCCAGATCATCCCGGGAGCCGGCGGAATGCCGGTGGGGACCAACGGCAAGGCCACCCTTCTTCTGTCCGGCGGCATCGACAGTCCGGTGGCAGGTTATATGATCGCCAAGCGGGGCGTGGAGATCGAGGCGGTATACTTCCATGCGCCGCCGTACACCAGCGAGCGGGCCAAGGAAAAGGTGGTGGATCTGGCGAAGCTGGTGGCCAGATACGCAGGCCCCATCAGGCTTTATGTAGTAAATTTCACCGATATCCAGCTCTACATCTACGACCAGTGTCCTCATGATGAGCTGACTATTATCATGCGACGCTATATGATGCGCATCGCGGAACATTTCGCCAGACAGGATAAGAGTCTGGGACTGATCACCGGGGAGAGCATCGGCCAGGTGGCAAGCCAGACCATGCACAGCCTTGCGGCCACCAACGACGTGTGCACCCTGCCGGTGTACCGGCCGCTGATCGGTTATGACAAGCGGGAGATCGTGGAGATCGCGGAGCGGATCGGCACCTTTGAGACTTCCATCCAGCCCTTTGAGGACTGCTGTACCATTTTTGTGGCGAAGCACCCGGTGACCAAACCCAATGTGGAGGTGATCCGGCGTTCCGAGGAGAAGCTGGAGGAGAAGATCGGCGAGCTGTTCCAGAAGGCAGTGGATACCGTAGAGATCATGGAAGTGGAGTAA
- the prmA gene encoding 50S ribosomal protein L11 methyltransferase: MKWNQFRLKTTTQAEDIVSSMLADLGIEGVQIEDKVPLTALDKEQMFVDILPDIPEDDGTAYLTFYLEEDENKEEILQKVREELEEMRAFLDVGEASIQESVTEDVDWVNNWKQYFHQFTIDDILIIPSWEQVKPEDSGKMIIHIDPGTAFGTGMHETTQLCIRALKTYVKPGDQILDVGCGSGILGMLALKFGAAYSVGTDLDPCAIEATRENMEVNGISTDQYQVMIGNIIDDPAVQDQVGYEKYDVVAANILADVLVPLTPVIIHQMKPGAVYITSGIIEGKEELVAQAARDAGLTVLEINHQGEWASVVARKEQEK, from the coding sequence ATGAAATGGAACCAGTTTCGCCTGAAGACGACCACGCAGGCGGAGGATATTGTAAGCAGCATGCTGGCGGACCTTGGCATCGAGGGAGTGCAGATTGAGGACAAGGTGCCGCTGACAGCACTGGATAAGGAGCAGATGTTCGTGGATATCCTGCCGGACATTCCGGAAGATGACGGCACCGCCTATCTGACCTTCTATCTGGAGGAGGACGAGAACAAGGAGGAGATCCTTCAGAAGGTAAGAGAGGAACTGGAAGAGATGCGGGCATTTCTGGATGTGGGGGAGGCCTCCATCCAGGAGTCGGTGACCGAGGACGTGGACTGGGTGAACAACTGGAAGCAGTACTTCCATCAGTTTACCATTGACGACATCCTGATCATCCCTTCCTGGGAGCAGGTGAAGCCGGAGGACAGCGGGAAAATGATCATCCACATCGATCCGGGCACTGCCTTTGGGACTGGCATGCATGAGACTACCCAGCTTTGCATCCGGGCGCTGAAAACCTATGTGAAACCAGGGGATCAGATCCTGGACGTGGGCTGCGGAAGCGGGATCCTTGGAATGCTGGCGCTGAAGTTCGGGGCAGCCTATAGTGTGGGGACGGACCTGGATCCCTGCGCCATCGAGGCTACCAGGGAAAATATGGAGGTTAACGGGATATCCACGGACCAGTATCAGGTGATGATCGGAAATATCATTGATGATCCGGCGGTGCAGGATCAGGTAGGCTATGAGAAATATGACGTGGTGGCGGCCAATATTCTGGCAGATGTGCTGGTGCCCCTGACGCCGGTGATCATCCATCAGATGAAGCCCGGCGCTGTCTACATTACCAGCGGTATCATAGAAGGGAAGGAAGAACTGGTGGCCCAGGCGGCAAGGGATGCCGGACTTACGGTTCTGGAGATCAATCATCAGGGCGAGTGGGCCTCGGTGGTAGCCAGGAAAGAGCAGGAGAAGTAA
- a CDS encoding 16S rRNA (uracil(1498)-N(3))-methyltransferase, whose protein sequence is MQHFFVPPSQVGEGEILVTGPDVNHMRNVLRMRPGEELVVSDGNNRQYRCAIDHYEGENAFLSILEEKETDTELPSRIYLFQGLPKQEKMEWIVQKSVELGVCQVIPVATRRSVVRLDEKKAAKKVARWQQIAESAAKQAGRGYIPQVGDVQSYARALEQAAELDVVLIPYELERDVRRSREILEGIRPGQSVGIFIGPEGGFEKEEVEAALAAGAYPISLGRRILRTETAGLTVLSLLMFHLEA, encoded by the coding sequence ATGCAGCATTTTTTCGTACCTCCGTCCCAGGTGGGAGAGGGGGAGATCCTGGTCACGGGACCGGATGTCAACCATATGAGAAATGTCCTCCGGATGCGTCCGGGGGAGGAACTGGTGGTCAGCGACGGCAATAACCGTCAGTACCGGTGCGCCATTGACCATTATGAAGGGGAAAATGCTTTTCTTTCTATTCTGGAGGAAAAGGAGACGGATACGGAGCTTCCCTCCAGGATCTATCTCTTCCAGGGGCTTCCCAAGCAGGAGAAAATGGAGTGGATCGTGCAGAAATCCGTGGAGCTGGGGGTCTGCCAGGTGATCCCGGTGGCCACCCGGCGCAGCGTGGTCCGGCTGGACGAGAAGAAGGCGGCGAAAAAGGTGGCCCGCTGGCAGCAGATCGCCGAGAGCGCGGCAAAGCAGGCGGGACGGGGCTACATCCCCCAGGTGGGGGATGTGCAAAGCTACGCCCGGGCGCTGGAGCAGGCGGCAGAGCTTGACGTGGTGCTGATCCCCTATGAGCTGGAGCGGGACGTGCGAAGATCCAGGGAGATCCTGGAAGGGATCCGTCCGGGGCAGTCGGTGGGGATCTTCATCGGCCCGGAGGGCGGCTTTGAGAAGGAAGAAGTGGAGGCGGCGCTGGCGGCGGGAGCGTATCCCATCTCTCTGGGACGGCGTATCCTGCGGACAGAGACAGCCGGGCTGACCGTCCTTTCTCTTTTGATGTTTCACTTGGAGGCGTAG